One segment of Vibrio gazogenes DNA contains the following:
- a CDS encoding LysE family translocator has translation MNDGIVYFLISVLIINLSPGPAMLYVMNQSLIHGFKTGIKAAAGVEVGVFFYVLLTALGLVVVFQKVPILYEIMQICGAIYLLYLAYSSWPRHNQEQGGANGTKENQANMVFRKGVLINITNPKIGLFFLSLLPQFVPNNSESAWMYFLAYGLIFNLGGIIVNTTVGLTAQSMKSVLSRLSWFDYVPPILFFLIAVSTFMREIV, from the coding sequence ATGAACGACGGTATAGTTTATTTCCTCATCTCTGTATTAATTATAAATTTATCACCGGGTCCAGCTATGTTATATGTGATGAACCAATCTTTAATTCATGGGTTCAAAACTGGAATCAAAGCAGCTGCTGGAGTCGAAGTAGGGGTCTTCTTTTATGTTTTATTAACAGCATTAGGACTTGTGGTAGTTTTTCAAAAAGTACCTATTCTTTATGAAATCATGCAAATATGTGGTGCAATTTACCTTTTATATTTGGCTTATTCTTCTTGGCCTCGACATAACCAAGAGCAAGGTGGTGCGAATGGTACTAAAGAAAATCAAGCAAATATGGTTTTTAGAAAAGGTGTTCTGATTAATATCACGAATCCTAAAATAGGGCTTTTCTTTTTGAGCCTCCTCCCTCAATTTGTTCCTAATAATTCTGAAAGTGCATGGATGTATTTTTTAGCCTATGGGTTAATTTTTAATCTGGGTGGAATTATTGTAAATACCACGGTTGGTCTAACTGCTCAATCGATGAAATCGGTTCTTAGTCGCCTATCGTGGTTTGACTATGTTCCTCCAATTTTGTTTTTCTTAATTGCCGTATCAACATTTATGAGGGAAATTGTATGA
- a CDS encoding carbamoyltransferase family protein codes for MSYILGISCFYHDSAVALLKDGEIAFALQEERYSRIKQDKNFPQNALKACLSAEKISISDISCITYYEDPELKFERICQTYKNNFPKGSVSFAKNYKYFMEKKNIKEILHKELSELFPDENIPQIVFSQHHFSHAASAFYTSPYERAAILCIDGVGEWDTTTAWLGSGNQIESIFNIAFPHSLGLLYSAFTYYCGFKVDSGEYKLMGLAPYGNPCYVDLIYDNLLHLEEDGSFTLNRTFFDYEVGDCMISDKFEKLFSGPAREPESPITQKIMDIAASIQVITEEVVFGLARKVKSMTQADSLCLAGGVALNCVSNGKLLQSGLFKHIYVQPASGDAGGALGAALNYHYAIANNSRLTDGVTDRMNGGYLGIEYNDEQILSFLQDVNADYEYHDTATLLKKTSQCLADNKVVGWFQGRMEFGPRALGCRSILGNPQSPEMQRTMNLKIKNRESFRPFAPAILAEHVDTWFDITAPSPYMLMVAPVKSNQRLITRDDESIDGLDKLKITRSTIPAVTHVDYSARIQTVDGQYNPLFRSLIEAFDQITHCPILINTSFNVRGEPIVESPMDAYRCFMRTEMDYLVIGHYLLSKEKQPRWFEEVNWKEVYVLD; via the coding sequence ATGAGTTATATTCTCGGTATCTCTTGTTTCTATCATGATAGTGCAGTTGCACTTCTGAAAGATGGTGAAATCGCTTTTGCTTTACAAGAAGAACGATATTCTCGAATAAAGCAAGATAAGAATTTTCCTCAGAATGCATTAAAGGCATGCTTATCAGCGGAGAAGATAAGTATTTCTGACATCTCCTGTATTACTTATTATGAAGATCCAGAGCTGAAATTTGAACGCATATGTCAAACTTATAAAAATAATTTCCCTAAAGGTTCAGTGAGTTTTGCAAAAAACTATAAATATTTTATGGAAAAGAAGAACATCAAAGAGATTCTTCACAAAGAACTATCTGAACTGTTTCCTGATGAGAACATACCTCAAATCGTTTTTAGTCAGCACCATTTTAGTCATGCTGCATCTGCATTTTATACGTCCCCTTATGAACGAGCTGCTATTTTGTGTATTGACGGCGTAGGTGAGTGGGACACAACGACCGCATGGCTTGGCTCAGGTAACCAGATAGAAAGTATTTTTAATATTGCATTTCCTCATTCTTTAGGACTTCTATACTCAGCATTTACTTACTATTGTGGGTTTAAAGTCGACTCTGGAGAATATAAGTTGATGGGGTTGGCACCTTACGGTAACCCTTGTTATGTCGATCTCATCTATGACAATTTACTTCATCTCGAAGAAGATGGTTCATTCACCTTAAATCGTACCTTCTTCGATTATGAAGTCGGGGACTGTATGATCAGCGACAAATTCGAGAAGCTGTTTTCAGGTCCAGCCCGTGAGCCTGAATCACCAATCACCCAGAAGATTATGGACATTGCTGCTTCGATTCAGGTGATAACAGAGGAAGTCGTCTTTGGGCTGGCGCGAAAAGTGAAATCAATGACTCAGGCGGATTCACTCTGCCTTGCCGGTGGAGTCGCCTTAAACTGTGTCTCCAACGGGAAGTTGCTTCAATCGGGACTCTTCAAACATATCTACGTTCAGCCGGCTTCAGGAGATGCTGGAGGCGCTCTTGGTGCCGCTCTTAATTATCATTATGCTATCGCCAATAATTCAAGGCTCACAGATGGTGTCACTGATCGCATGAACGGCGGTTACTTGGGGATTGAATATAACGATGAGCAAATTCTGAGTTTTCTTCAGGATGTGAATGCAGATTATGAGTATCATGATACAGCGACACTCCTCAAAAAAACTTCACAATGTCTCGCTGACAATAAAGTTGTCGGATGGTTTCAGGGAAGAATGGAATTCGGTCCTAGAGCCTTGGGATGCCGTTCAATTCTAGGTAATCCTCAATCGCCAGAGATGCAACGTACGATGAACCTTAAGATTAAAAACAGAGAATCTTTTCGTCCATTTGCTCCGGCTATTTTAGCAGAGCACGTCGATACGTGGTTTGATATTACAGCACCATCGCCATACATGTTGATGGTGGCCCCGGTAAAATCTAATCAAAGACTGATCACGAGAGACGATGAGTCAATTGATGGCCTTGATAAATTGAAAATCACACGCTCCACCATCCCTGCGGTGACACATGTAGATTATTCTGCGCGAATTCAGACTGTTGATGGTCAATACAATCCTCTGTTTCGTTCGTTAATTGAAGCATTTGATCAAATCACTCATTGTCCGATTTTGATCAATACGTCCTTCAATGTTCGCGGTGAGCCTATTGTTGAAAGTCCTATGGATGCTTATCGTTGTTTTATGCGTACGGAAATGGATTACCTCGTCATAGGTCACTACTTGTTATCGAAAGAAAAACAGCCTCGCTGGTTTGAAGAAGTCAATTGGAAAGAAGTATATGTCCTCGATTAA
- a CDS encoding G-D-S-L family lipolytic protein: MSSINKKHLSHKDAIQEVYKYTPQIRDYDRFMHVGATWVPYVMYFHEKNFRSETINTDSLGFRYSVHQSTRYSVDSIPKNKKVNLLVGGSTALGVGATSDEYSVASYLSDITGEVWLNFSGRGFNSTQELLLYIVNQTKFYDIGQVIVFSGMNTLALEGIPDEYASEYGRYYYSYEFQHYMNKFNEDMKRKKDSFDDGNKVSIIKRIKDHLATSNPADKIIDDSHVSLDERIIRAAETITTALHQWKLLLAEYSASVSFVLQPLSHWCKDQLTADEEAVFHAIESCPNNFYRLFSGVLGKEVHQPFFENIKRKAGDIKCFDMNEMLKTSPVFDQTLFVDRVHFNDLGNRQLAEIIARQVI; the protein is encoded by the coding sequence ATGTCCTCGATTAATAAGAAGCATCTCAGTCATAAAGATGCAATACAAGAAGTATATAAATATACACCACAGATTCGGGATTATGACCGTTTCATGCATGTCGGAGCCACTTGGGTTCCTTATGTCATGTATTTCCACGAAAAAAACTTCCGGTCGGAAACTATTAATACTGATTCACTCGGGTTTCGTTATAGTGTTCATCAATCAACACGTTATTCCGTTGATTCTATTCCAAAAAATAAAAAAGTAAATTTGTTAGTTGGAGGTTCTACCGCTTTAGGCGTGGGTGCAACTTCTGATGAATATTCAGTTGCATCTTATTTATCTGATATAACTGGAGAAGTATGGCTTAATTTCTCTGGTCGAGGTTTCAACTCAACACAAGAATTATTACTATATATAGTGAACCAGACAAAGTTTTATGATATTGGTCAAGTTATTGTTTTTAGTGGCATGAATACACTCGCACTAGAAGGAATACCAGATGAATATGCAAGTGAATATGGTCGTTACTACTATTCCTATGAATTTCAACATTATATGAATAAATTCAATGAGGATATGAAACGTAAGAAAGACTCGTTTGATGACGGAAATAAAGTGTCAATAATTAAACGAATCAAAGATCATTTGGCTACTTCTAATCCAGCGGATAAAATTATTGATGATAGTCATGTTTCATTGGATGAAAGGATCATTCGAGCCGCTGAAACGATTACAACAGCACTGCATCAGTGGAAACTATTACTCGCTGAGTATTCTGCATCCGTCTCATTCGTTTTACAGCCACTTTCCCATTGGTGTAAAGACCAGCTGACGGCTGATGAAGAAGCCGTTTTCCATGCGATAGAAAGTTGCCCTAACAACTTTTATCGCCTATTTAGTGGTGTCTTAGGCAAAGAAGTTCATCAACCTTTCTTTGAAAATATTAAAAGAAAAGCAGGTGATATTAAGTGTTTTGATATGAATGAAATGCTGAAGACTTCTCCAGTTTTTGATCAAACATTATTTGTTGACAGAGTTCACTTCAATGATTTGGGTAACCGTCAATTAGCTGAAATAATCGCTCGTCAAGTTATATAG
- a CDS encoding 3'-5' exonuclease, translating into MPQANSVVILDFETTGLSPNLGDRAIEIGAVKLVDGEVVDSFQQLMNPGFRVSPFIENYTGITNNMLRKAPSCDEVMISFSEFIADENLIAHNASFDKRFLDAELERINRGYAGTFVCSLLVARRLIQDAPSYKLGELVRYKNIDNDGVFHRALADAQMTAKLWLHMIEDLELSGITNPSFHFMQTVSKTAKGKVNRLLAKSRV; encoded by the coding sequence ATGCCTCAAGCCAATTCCGTTGTCATACTCGACTTTGAAACCACGGGTCTCTCTCCTAACCTTGGTGACCGCGCAATTGAAATCGGCGCGGTGAAATTAGTCGATGGTGAGGTTGTCGATAGTTTTCAACAATTAATGAATCCGGGCTTCAGAGTAAGCCCATTCATTGAAAATTATACCGGCATCACCAATAACATGTTACGTAAAGCGCCAAGCTGCGATGAGGTAATGATATCGTTTAGTGAATTCATTGCCGATGAGAACCTTATCGCTCACAACGCTTCGTTCGATAAACGATTTCTGGACGCAGAGCTTGAAAGGATCAACCGCGGTTATGCAGGAACGTTCGTTTGCTCCTTACTGGTGGCAAGAAGACTGATTCAAGATGCACCGTCATACAAACTAGGTGAACTTGTTCGCTACAAAAACATCGATAACGACGGTGTTTTTCACCGAGCATTAGCCGATGCACAAATGACAGCCAAACTTTGGCTTCATATGATCGAAGATTTGGAGCTGTCAGGAATCACCAATCCAAGTTTTCACTTTATGCAAACCGTTAGTAAAACAGCAAAAGGGAAAGTAAACCGACTACTGGCGAAAAGCCGTGTTTAA
- a CDS encoding C-terminal binding protein, with protein sequence MKIVISDYKSSLNFDINYAISYLRDTLGTNTEIIVYEYNGNNKEFIDILNDADALITGYLEIDKEIIQSLNHLKIISIMATGFNFIDIQQASRSHIGVAVNQEYCTQEVSEHVMSLLLALNRKLKHYTNDVDAKGIFDYGTTNNLIRLDGSTLGIFGLGKIGRSVAKKAQSFGIKVIAYDPFISEEVANECNVELLPIDDVLSESDNISINMLLTNENVGFFNMEKFKKMSKRPYIINVSRGALINEDDLVDALDKELIKGAGLDVLVSESPNLDNHPLVNRDNVIITPHSAFYSETSILECQRIACDNVINYVNGNYDKMFRLINPEILK encoded by the coding sequence TTGAAAATTGTCATATCAGATTATAAATCATCATTAAATTTTGATATTAATTATGCTATTTCTTACTTAAGAGACACTTTAGGAACTAACACTGAAATTATTGTTTATGAATATAATGGAAACAATAAGGAATTCATTGATATATTAAATGATGCTGATGCATTAATAACAGGTTATTTAGAGATCGACAAAGAAATAATACAAAGTCTGAATCATCTAAAGATAATTTCTATAATGGCTACAGGTTTTAATTTCATCGATATTCAGCAAGCAAGTCGTTCGCATATCGGCGTTGCCGTCAATCAAGAATATTGTACCCAAGAAGTGTCGGAACATGTTATGTCATTACTGCTTGCGCTAAATAGAAAGTTAAAACATTATACAAATGATGTCGACGCAAAAGGTATATTTGATTATGGCACAACTAACAATTTGATCCGACTTGATGGTTCCACATTAGGTATTTTTGGTCTTGGAAAAATTGGACGCTCGGTGGCGAAAAAAGCGCAATCTTTTGGAATTAAAGTGATTGCATATGATCCCTTTATTTCCGAGGAAGTTGCGAATGAATGTAACGTAGAATTACTGCCAATTGATGACGTATTATCAGAATCCGATAACATTAGCATTAATATGTTACTAACGAATGAGAATGTCGGATTTTTTAATATGGAAAAATTTAAAAAAATGTCTAAAAGACCATATATCATTAATGTATCTAGAGGTGCGTTAATTAACGAAGATGATTTAGTTGACGCGCTAGATAAAGAGTTAATAAAAGGAGCAGGCCTTGATGTATTAGTTTCTGAATCACCGAATCTAGATAATCACCCACTAGTTAATCGTGATAATGTAATCATAACGCCACATAGTGCGTTTTATTCTGAAACATCTATTCTTGAATGTCAGAGAATAGCTTGTGATAATGTTATTAATTATGTGAATGGTAATTATGATAAAATGTTCAGACTGATTAACCCTGAAATATTAAAGTGA
- a CDS encoding Glu/Leu/Phe/Val family dehydrogenase: MTKPYILVEWNDTETDAKGWLCAYNFVNNYCGGGTRMHPTVTAEEVVRLATAMGYKYKACESVTTGGCKGGIAYDYKAPDAKDVLRRYLKAMSPYINSGVSIGGDLGVDYNDVLEILDEIGIGLPQTQAMRNDPLQQQRIKDHDDVCSMKYDDFLMYDMITGYGCAAALDEAWKLKGNLPEGTRVVLQGFGCAGASMANCLDNWGYKVVGIADANCLVTCEDGLNVKELIKTRKPKGELNLDSFEPSYRVHDNVEWLDIDCDILVPAALEDVINKDNAHKVKASLVVEAANIPVTPEADKILAEKGVDICVDFITNMGGIRIYEVVVFGLVKPEPEAIAEDTMNIIRRQTRKVFEEALTSGKTTREVAKELFKPEPSTFPDIPVVS; the protein is encoded by the coding sequence ATGACTAAGCCGTATATTTTAGTAGAGTGGAATGACACGGAAACGGATGCCAAAGGATGGCTTTGCGCATATAACTTCGTTAATAATTATTGTGGTGGCGGTACACGTATGCACCCAACGGTTACTGCAGAAGAAGTCGTGCGATTAGCTACCGCTATGGGTTACAAATACAAAGCCTGTGAATCCGTTACTACAGGTGGGTGCAAAGGCGGCATCGCGTATGACTATAAAGCGCCTGATGCAAAGGATGTCCTAAGACGCTATCTCAAGGCAATGAGTCCGTATATTAACAGTGGCGTGTCTATTGGTGGGGATCTAGGCGTCGATTATAACGATGTGTTAGAAATTCTAGATGAAATTGGCATTGGACTTCCGCAAACACAAGCCATGCGTAATGATCCATTACAACAGCAACGAATCAAAGACCATGATGATGTTTGTTCTATGAAATACGATGATTTCTTGATGTACGACATGATTACTGGCTATGGTTGTGCGGCGGCGTTAGACGAAGCATGGAAATTAAAAGGCAATTTACCGGAAGGTACTCGAGTTGTTTTGCAAGGTTTCGGTTGTGCCGGCGCTAGCATGGCAAATTGTCTGGATAATTGGGGCTATAAAGTCGTTGGTATTGCTGATGCGAATTGCTTGGTTACATGTGAAGATGGGCTGAATGTTAAAGAGCTCATCAAAACTCGTAAACCCAAAGGAGAACTTAATCTAGATAGTTTCGAACCTTCATATCGTGTTCACGATAACGTTGAATGGCTCGATATCGACTGCGACATTCTAGTCCCTGCAGCTTTGGAAGACGTTATCAATAAAGATAATGCACACAAGGTAAAAGCATCGTTGGTTGTTGAGGCGGCAAATATCCCCGTAACGCCAGAAGCAGATAAGATTCTTGCTGAAAAAGGCGTCGATATATGCGTTGATTTCATTACTAATATGGGCGGCATACGCATTTATGAAGTCGTAGTATTTGGTCTGGTGAAACCAGAGCCGGAAGCAATTGCTGAAGATACAATGAACATCATTAGACGTCAGACACGTAAAGTATTTGAAGAGGCGTTGACTAGTGGAAAAACAACTAGAGAAGTTGCCAAAGAGCTATTCAAGCCCGAACCATCAACTTTCCCTGATATTCCTGTCGTCAGTTGA
- a CDS encoding MFS transporter, translating into MMMNKTLYKYFTILVLSLAGGAIYTLPYLKYVFYDTQLEVMNISNMQSGFLITMYALGGMLTYIPGGILTDRISPRKAISYSLFGTAILGVIYAYTMSYSMALVLWFLFAITTAFVFWTSLLKAISMVGDSSEQARLYGIYYAGNGLAGAVINGLALKAASFGLDPKQSLFYAVIVMAGCILLSGVLVFVVLKDKSDETNQTSSDDKINFSHVKELFKDPMLWCFSIIVFTGYSIFSSTTYFNPYLTNVVGISVEDSGMFSIIRSYLFYLIAPFGGYLADKVFKSTSKLFIVLFTLLAGTFIGVMFLPSTMSATLISIYTLLPGAFGLMLYGLVFSIVREAGISMKVAGTAIGIASIIGYTPDLFLSSMFGYWLDIYGNSGYNMIFSFLGGMSLLGLILATILVKKNQLNKRELVTA; encoded by the coding sequence ATGATGATGAACAAAACGCTGTATAAATACTTTACGATTTTAGTCTTATCACTTGCCGGAGGAGCAATTTATACGCTTCCGTACCTCAAATATGTATTTTACGATACACAGTTAGAGGTGATGAATATTAGTAATATGCAATCAGGCTTTCTCATTACAATGTATGCTTTGGGCGGTATGTTAACTTATATTCCAGGAGGAATTCTTACAGACAGAATTTCACCGAGAAAAGCGATTAGTTACTCCTTGTTTGGAACTGCCATTCTAGGTGTGATTTACGCCTACACCATGTCATACAGTATGGCTTTGGTTCTCTGGTTCTTGTTTGCGATTACCACCGCATTTGTCTTTTGGACATCGCTATTGAAAGCAATAAGCATGGTCGGTGATAGCAGTGAGCAAGCTCGGTTATATGGTATCTATTATGCCGGTAATGGTTTAGCTGGGGCGGTAATTAATGGATTAGCCTTAAAAGCAGCATCATTTGGCCTAGATCCAAAACAAAGTCTTTTTTATGCAGTCATTGTCATGGCTGGGTGTATTCTATTGTCAGGTGTGCTGGTGTTTGTTGTGCTCAAAGACAAATCTGACGAGACTAATCAAACATCAAGTGATGATAAAATTAATTTTTCTCATGTAAAAGAACTGTTCAAAGACCCAATGCTGTGGTGTTTTTCTATCATCGTATTCACTGGCTACTCGATTTTCAGTAGTACGACTTACTTTAATCCGTACCTAACGAATGTTGTTGGTATATCAGTAGAAGACTCGGGAATGTTCTCTATCATTAGAAGCTATTTATTTTACTTAATTGCTCCTTTTGGTGGTTACTTGGCAGACAAAGTATTTAAGTCAACATCGAAGCTATTTATTGTTTTATTTACGTTGCTAGCGGGCACATTTATTGGTGTGATGTTTTTGCCATCAACAATGAGTGCAACCTTGATTAGTATTTATACGCTACTTCCTGGAGCTTTTGGCCTTATGCTTTACGGTTTAGTTTTCTCTATTGTACGTGAGGCCGGAATTTCGATGAAAGTTGCTGGGACAGCGATTGGTATTGCTTCTATTATCGGCTATACGCCTGACTTATTCCTTTCTTCGATGTTCGGTTATTGGCTCGATATATACGGTAATAGTGGATACAACATGATATTTAGTTTCTTGGGTGGCATGTCTTTGTTAGGTCTAATACTCGCTACTATTCTTGTTAAGAAAAATCAGCTTAATAAAAGGGAACTTGTGACAGCGTAA
- a CDS encoding TetR/AcrR family transcriptional regulator, which produces MQEKKFERYDADERKSSLIKSTLNCLKLDGYAGLSVRKITREANVSQGMINHHFGSIDSLVIHAYDAISKEFFEQTNALIDSHKGSASEKLIIFFRSYISEDNLDPDLMKTWLVFWSLIRNSQDMAETYEYVNDKIETLLINLLLDINKEEGLDMTDTSLAAQSLIALLDGAWVRTCLSQKCLPPENTMKIFMKWLEAYKLGVFS; this is translated from the coding sequence ATGCAAGAAAAGAAATTTGAACGTTATGACGCAGATGAACGGAAGAGTTCACTAATTAAAAGTACTTTAAACTGTTTGAAGCTAGATGGTTATGCTGGATTATCTGTACGTAAAATTACACGAGAAGCGAATGTGTCACAGGGAATGATCAATCATCACTTTGGCTCTATCGATTCACTTGTCATTCATGCCTACGATGCTATTTCGAAGGAATTTTTTGAGCAAACTAACGCCCTCATTGACTCTCATAAAGGTAGTGCATCAGAAAAGCTGATTATTTTCTTTCGCTCTTATATCTCTGAAGACAACCTTGACCCTGATTTGATGAAAACATGGTTAGTCTTTTGGAGTCTGATTAGAAATTCTCAGGATATGGCCGAAACATATGAATATGTTAATGATAAAATTGAGACTTTACTCATTAACTTATTGCTTGATATTAACAAGGAAGAAGGTCTTGATATGACTGATACATCTTTAGCCGCTCAAAGTTTAATCGCACTGTTAGATGGTGCTTGGGTTAGAACTTGTTTATCGCAAAAATGTTTACCACCAGAAAATACAATGAAAATTTTCATGAAGTGGTTAGAGGCATATAAATTGGGCGTATTCTCATAA
- a CDS encoding ATP-grasp domain-containing protein yields the protein MPNHIVFIGAHGAMCDCVEKNEIRYTLIDKPDKVDTTLISRLSNCFLFDYENDEFLLRIINSINDEHPITAVVSLTESGLLQAAKASEYLELHHTKSETVMAMKDKAKMRMRSNNVTDFPVGYNLANRINDYFDFSSKYGYPFIAKPKDGVGSVGVRKISSKDEISSAYTEGEMLLESFIEGKELSVETFSFSGVHHVVAITEKEVLGGINDNQFTEIGHKVPAGINDEEKKLIIEFTNKFLNSLEYKDGPAHTEIKIQSNKVSVIETHNRIGGDRISDLVKLSTGVDLVELSILWPLGMCKPVVNFNESTIGSAIRFFSVKSGVVNKISGLHNARCLPGVVNIELNLSEGDVVQPITNSFNRYGFVIATGLNADEADKNCKRAIDSIVINIS from the coding sequence ATGCCTAATCATATTGTATTTATTGGTGCGCATGGAGCTATGTGTGACTGTGTTGAAAAAAATGAAATACGTTACACTTTGATTGACAAACCAGATAAAGTTGATACAACTTTAATTAGTCGTCTATCGAATTGCTTTTTGTTCGACTATGAAAATGATGAATTTTTATTACGAATCATCAATTCTATTAACGATGAGCATCCTATTACTGCCGTTGTTAGTCTAACTGAAAGTGGGTTGCTGCAAGCAGCTAAAGCATCCGAATATCTAGAACTTCACCATACCAAATCAGAAACCGTTATGGCCATGAAAGACAAGGCTAAGATGCGGATGCGCTCAAATAATGTAACAGATTTCCCTGTAGGCTATAATCTGGCTAATAGAATAAATGACTACTTTGATTTTTCTTCAAAATATGGTTATCCTTTTATTGCTAAGCCCAAAGATGGTGTGGGAAGTGTTGGAGTTCGCAAGATAAGTAGTAAAGATGAAATCTCTAGTGCCTATACAGAAGGTGAAATGCTTCTGGAGAGTTTTATCGAAGGTAAAGAGTTGTCTGTAGAGACCTTTTCTTTCTCCGGTGTTCATCATGTAGTTGCTATTACTGAGAAGGAAGTATTAGGTGGAATCAATGATAATCAGTTCACTGAAATTGGACACAAAGTTCCAGCTGGAATTAATGATGAAGAAAAAAAATTAATCATTGAATTTACTAATAAATTCTTAAACTCATTAGAGTATAAAGATGGCCCTGCACATACAGAGATTAAAATACAGAGTAATAAAGTTTCTGTAATTGAAACCCATAATAGAATTGGTGGAGATCGCATATCTGATTTAGTTAAATTAAGTACAGGGGTTGATCTTGTAGAGCTGTCAATATTGTGGCCTTTGGGCATGTGTAAACCAGTGGTCAATTTCAATGAGTCAACCATAGGATCTGCGATTCGATTTTTCAGCGTCAAATCTGGAGTAGTAAATAAAATATCTGGATTACACAATGCTAGATGTTTACCTGGCGTTGTAAATATCGAGTTGAACTTATCTGAAGGTGATGTAGTCCAACCAATAACTAACTCTTTTAACCGCTATGGTTTTGTCATTGCTACAGGGTTAAATGCTGATGAAGCAGATAAAAACTGTAAACGGGCCATTGATTCCATTGTAATAAATATAAGTTAA
- a CDS encoding MFS transporter yields the protein MKKYLNIINKEIFIILLTTLLSNVGIFMVIPFLAIYLTSIDTITTVEVGTIIGIAFWFQRAGSLLGGVISDTFSSKSTMLIGLLVRIPGYLMLGYVVDFYLLTLSCSLIGLGSSIYLPAAKSSLVSKVDELDKVNALSLRMICSNVGVAVGPVIGLFIFESSPEILFNTVGAIFTILFFFNCYIEPTKIKKSDSKLTFKDFHSLCKRREMISISIIMCIFMIAYMQLEVTIPLFAKEALDNSAASLVFIVNAISVVLLQLPISKWACHEDRGKVLCIGGITFLISFIVISEVETSLTLLLFAVVLFTLGEIIFSIRLDYDATNIDKNLVASSFGILSLAGAFGGLIGSYIGGSYYNFHFDIANLDFWKMSAILSALISIFFYVSSKYQKRLTYA from the coding sequence ATGAAAAAATACTTGAACATTATAAATAAAGAAATATTTATCATTTTACTAACGACATTGCTTAGTAATGTGGGGATATTTATGGTAATTCCATTTTTGGCTATTTACTTAACCAGTATTGATACAATAACGACTGTCGAAGTAGGTACTATAATAGGTATAGCATTTTGGTTTCAGAGAGCAGGCTCTCTACTTGGTGGAGTAATTTCAGATACCTTTAGTTCAAAGTCAACTATGTTAATTGGCTTACTTGTAAGAATTCCTGGTTACTTGATGCTAGGTTACGTTGTTGACTTTTATCTATTAACTTTATCTTGTTCTCTAATTGGTCTTGGAAGTAGTATTTACCTACCCGCAGCTAAGTCTTCATTAGTCAGTAAGGTGGATGAGTTAGATAAGGTCAATGCATTATCACTGAGAATGATATGTTCTAATGTAGGTGTGGCAGTTGGACCTGTAATAGGATTATTTATATTTGAATCATCACCAGAAATATTATTCAATACTGTTGGTGCTATCTTTACAATATTATTCTTTTTTAATTGTTACATAGAGCCAACAAAAATAAAAAAATCTGATTCAAAGCTAACTTTTAAGGATTTTCACTCTTTATGTAAAAGAAGAGAGATGATTAGCATTAGTATTATCATGTGTATATTCATGATTGCTTATATGCAGCTTGAAGTTACAATTCCTTTATTTGCCAAAGAAGCACTCGACAACTCTGCTGCTTCACTTGTGTTTATTGTTAATGCTATTTCTGTTGTTTTGTTACAATTACCTATATCGAAATGGGCATGCCATGAAGATAGGGGAAAAGTATTGTGTATTGGGGGTATAACATTCCTAATTAGCTTTATTGTGATTTCTGAAGTAGAAACATCACTAACTCTTCTATTGTTTGCAGTGGTGCTATTTACTTTAGGAGAAATTATATTTTCTATAAGACTAGACTACGATGCAACAAATATTGACAAAAACTTGGTTGCTAGTAGCTTTGGGATTTTAAGCCTTGCAGGTGCTTTCGGTGGACTGATTGGTAGTTATATTGGAGGTAGCTACTATAACTTTCATTTTGATATAGCCAACCTTGATTTTTGGAAAATGTCTGCAATTTTATCAGCACTAATTTCAATATTTTTTTATGTTTCAAGCAAGTACCAGAAGAGGTTAACATATGCCTAA